From the genome of Leptodactylus fuscus isolate aLepFus1 chromosome 1, aLepFus1.hap2, whole genome shotgun sequence, one region includes:
- the LOC142191549 gene encoding epidermal differentiation-specific protein-like, giving the protein MSQIILYSGENLSGANDIITSDASYFGTISSVKSLRVEGGIWVVFSEANYMGDFAVYQKGDYKSALKINKIRSIRELSGTLQNHVIKVYEQTKYSGQEHIIKDPENRNLTHSAMSHKVESGVWILYDGYGYTGNKIVSIAGDHVPEEAAVGLNGQVKSLKAYLTYEPKN; this is encoded by the coding sequence ATGAGCCAGATCATTCTGTATTCTGGAGAAAACCTATCTGGAGCTAATGACATCATCACCAGTGACGCTTCATATTTTGGCACCATCAGTTCAGTGAAATCCCTTAGAGTGGAAGGCGGCATCTGGGTTGTGTTTTCTGAAGCCAACTACATGGGAGACTTTGCTGTCTACCAGAAAGGAGACTACAAATCTGCTCTAAAGATCAACAAAATCAGATCTATCCGGGAGCTTTCTGGAACATTGCAGAATCATGTCATCAAGGTCTATGAGCAAACCAAATATAGCGGTCAGGAGCACATTATAAAGGATCCTGAGAACCGCAACCTGACACACAGTGCCATGTCCCACAAAGTGGAGAGCGGAGTGTGGATCCTGTATGATGGGTATGGCTACACAGGGAACAAAATTGTCAGCATTGCTGGAGATCATGTGCCGGAGGAAGCTGCTGTAGGCTTGAATGGGCAAGTGAAATCTCTGAAAGCCTATTTGACCTATGAGCCAAAAAACTAA
- the LOC142191710 gene encoding epidermal differentiation-specific protein-like, protein MSQIILYSGENFYGHNDIITSDIPDYVTISSVNSLRVPDGIWVVFSKDNYKGDFAVYQKGDYTSALKINNIRSIRKLSGTLQNHVIKVYEQTNYDGQMYTIKSAENRNLSHNVMSHQVESGVWILYDGYGYTGNKIVSIAGDHVPEEAAVGLNGQVKSLKAYLTYEPKN, encoded by the coding sequence ATGAGCCAGATCATTCTGTATTCTGGAGAAAACTTTTATGgacataatgacatcatcaccagTGATATTCCGGATTACGTCACCATCAGTTCAGTGAACTCCCTTAGAGTACCAGACGGCATCTGGGTTGTGTTTTCCAAAGACAACTACAAGGGAGACTTTGCTGTCTACCAGAAAGGAGACTACACATCTGCTCTAAAGATCAACAACATCAGATCTATCCGGAAGCTTTCTGGAACATTGCAGAATCATGTCATCAAGGTCTATGAGCAAACCAACTATGATGGCCAGATGTACACAATAAAGAGTGCAGAGAACCGCAACCTGTCACACAATGTCATGTCCCACCAAGTGGAGAGCGGAGTGTGGATCCTGTATGATGGGTATGGCTACACAGGGAACAAAATTGTCAGCATTGCTGGAGATCATGTGCCAGAGGAAGCTGCTGTAGGCTTGAATGGACAAGTGAAATCTCTGAAAGCCTATTTGACCTATGAGCCAAAAAACTAA